Proteins from one Oscillatoria nigro-viridis PCC 7112 genomic window:
- a CDS encoding ABC transporter ATP-binding protein: MPELQTDTYQDLDPQVLSKPVVVGLEDVTKVYGIGDLEVRALNGVSLTVRQGEYCSIMGASGSGKSTAMNIIGCLDRPTSGSYYLDGVDVAQMPEAELAGIRNLKLGFVFQQFHLLPQLTALENVMLPMVYAGIPTAERRERAVEALTKVGLESRLHNRPNQLSGGQQQRVAIARAIVNRPVLLLADEPTGALDTKTTQEVMDIFTEFNESGMTVVMVTHEPEVARQTRRVVWFRDGKVIHNNLKPEELSHAVF, translated from the coding sequence ATGCCTGAACTACAAACCGATACTTACCAAGACCTCGACCCGCAAGTCCTCTCAAAGCCCGTTGTTGTCGGTCTGGAAGATGTAACAAAAGTTTACGGGATTGGCGACCTGGAAGTTCGCGCCTTAAACGGTGTCAGCTTGACGGTAAGACAAGGAGAATATTGCTCGATTATGGGCGCATCGGGATCGGGCAAATCTACAGCTATGAATATTATCGGCTGTCTCGATCGACCTACGAGCGGCAGTTACTACTTAGACGGCGTAGATGTCGCCCAAATGCCCGAAGCAGAATTAGCCGGAATTCGCAATTTAAAATTGGGGTTTGTCTTCCAACAATTTCACCTGTTACCTCAATTGACAGCATTAGAAAATGTCATGTTACCGATGGTTTATGCCGGCATTCCCACAGCAGAAAGACGCGAACGGGCAGTAGAGGCTTTAACAAAAGTAGGGCTGGAAAGCCGCCTGCACAACAGACCGAATCAACTGTCAGGAGGACAGCAGCAGCGGGTAGCCATCGCCAGGGCTATTGTCAACCGTCCCGTGTTGTTGCTGGCTGATGAACCTACAGGTGCATTGGATACAAAAACTACTCAAGAAGTAATGGATATTTTTACAGAATTCAACGAAAGCGGCATGACTGTTGTTATGGTAACGCACGAACCCGAAGTAGCGCGTCAAACTCGCCGCGTTGTCTGGTTCCGCGACGGTAAAGTTATTCACAACAATCTCAAGCCCGAAGAGCTTTCACACGCTGTATTTTAG
- a CDS encoding RNA-guided endonuclease InsQ/TnpB family protein — MLVFELKAYGKKQQFEAVDEAIRTVQFIRNKALRFWMENEKVNKYDLNKYSAILAKEFPFCDDLNSMARQSSSERAWSAISRFYDNCKKKVPGKKGFPQFQKHNRSVEYKTTGWRLADDRKSITFTDKQGIGKLKLKGTRDLHFYQRSQIKRVRLVKRADGYYVQFCIQVDRSEKIEITGNTIGLDVGLKEFYTDSNGIAVDNPRFLRKGERRLKKAQKRVSKRVKGSQNRKKARAILGKRHLKISRQRKDFAVKLARCVIQSNDCVVYEDLRIKNMVKNHCLAKSINDASWYMFRIWLEYFGKVFGRITIAVPANGTSQECSSCGTIVKKSLSTRTHACRCGCVLDRDWNAAKNILSRGLSTAGHVGTWILDPNACGELTATDVEVILHRQVDSANQESPRL, encoded by the coding sequence ATGTTAGTTTTCGAGTTGAAAGCATACGGTAAAAAGCAGCAATTTGAAGCTGTAGACGAAGCAATTAGAACGGTGCAGTTCATCCGCAACAAAGCATTGCGCTTTTGGATGGAAAACGAAAAAGTCAACAAATACGACTTGAATAAATACAGCGCCATTCTAGCGAAGGAATTCCCGTTTTGCGACGACTTAAACAGCATGGCTCGACAATCTAGCTCAGAAAGAGCGTGGTCGGCAATCTCCCGATTCTACGACAACTGTAAAAAGAAAGTCCCAGGAAAAAAAGGATTCCCGCAATTCCAGAAACACAACCGCTCCGTAGAGTACAAGACTACGGGCTGGCGTCTGGCAGATGACCGGAAATCAATCACTTTTACCGACAAGCAAGGAATCGGAAAGCTCAAGTTAAAAGGAACGCGCGACTTACATTTCTACCAGCGCAGTCAAATCAAACGAGTACGCTTGGTAAAACGGGCAGACGGATATTATGTCCAGTTTTGCATTCAAGTTGACCGTTCTGAAAAGATTGAAATCACGGGTAACACCATCGGGTTAGATGTAGGACTTAAAGAGTTTTACACTGACTCAAATGGCATTGCAGTTGATAACCCGCGTTTCCTCCGCAAGGGAGAACGCAGGTTGAAGAAAGCCCAAAAACGAGTTTCAAAACGAGTCAAGGGTTCGCAAAACAGAAAAAAAGCTAGAGCGATTCTAGGGAAGCGCCACCTCAAAATAAGCAGACAGCGTAAAGATTTTGCCGTGAAGTTGGCAAGATGCGTCATCCAGTCAAACGACTGTGTAGTCTACGAAGATTTGAGGATTAAAAATATGGTGAAGAATCACTGTCTGGCAAAATCGATTAACGACGCATCTTGGTATATGTTCCGAATTTGGTTGGAATATTTTGGCAAAGTATTCGGAAGAATTACGATTGCCGTACCAGCTAACGGAACAAGTCAAGAATGCTCTAGTTGCGGAACAATTGTTAAGAAAAGTCTCTCAACGCGAACCCACGCTTGTCGGTGTGGATGCGTATTAGATCGTGACTGGAACGCAGCTAAAAATATCCTGAGTCGGGGATTGAGTACGGCGGGGCACGTCGGAACTTGGATCTTAGATCCGAACGCTTGTGGAGAATTGACCGCTACCGATGTTGAAGTAATTCTGCATCGGCAAGTCGATTCTGCGAATCAAGAATCTCCTCGGCTTTAG
- a CDS encoding lysophospholipid acyltransferase family protein: MPHTATIAVESSKSSLVKPMPAKVASNTSRVSPWLTSLLYPLGHYVVLPFHFGKIEITGQEHLPKDGPVILAPTHRSRWDALMMPYSTGQKVTGRDLRFMVTADEVKGLQGWFIRHLGGFAVDLKHPAIGSLRYGVELLLDKEMLVIFPEGGIFQDGEVHPIKPGLARLAIQAELSQPGLGVKIVPMSIRYRPRIPQWGSQVKIAIGAPISVADYARDGGGKKEARVLTAEIEKALKKLDES, encoded by the coding sequence ATGCCCCACACCGCCACGATCGCCGTTGAGTCCAGTAAATCATCTCTAGTGAAGCCAATGCCTGCCAAGGTAGCATCTAATACCTCTCGCGTTTCTCCTTGGTTAACCTCCTTGCTCTATCCGCTAGGTCACTATGTTGTCCTACCGTTTCATTTTGGCAAGATTGAGATAACCGGACAGGAGCACTTGCCGAAAGACGGGCCTGTCATCTTAGCTCCTACGCACCGCTCCCGGTGGGATGCCCTGATGATGCCTTATTCAACTGGACAGAAGGTGACTGGACGCGATTTGCGGTTTATGGTAACTGCTGATGAGGTCAAAGGACTGCAAGGTTGGTTCATCAGACATTTGGGGGGGTTTGCTGTGGATCTCAAGCATCCGGCAATTGGCAGTCTGCGTTATGGGGTGGAACTACTCCTTGACAAGGAAATGTTGGTGATTTTTCCCGAAGGCGGTATTTTTCAGGATGGCGAAGTTCACCCGATTAAGCCGGGATTGGCGCGTTTGGCAATACAAGCAGAGTTGAGCCAACCGGGTTTGGGCGTGAAAATTGTACCGATGAGTATCCGCTATCGGCCGCGCATTCCTCAATGGGGTTCTCAGGTAAAAATTGCGATCGGTGCTCCGATTTCCGTTGCGGATTATGCCCGTGATGGGGGCGGTAAAAAAGAAGCACGAGTCTTGACGGCCGAGATCGAAAAGGCTCTTAAAAAGCTTGATGAAAGTTGA